A single Anatilimnocola floriformis DNA region contains:
- a CDS encoding DUF1559 family PulG-like putative transporter has translation MRIRSRRAFTLVELLVVIAIIGVLFALMLPAVQAAREAARRSQCTNNLKQWALAVANYEDALRIYPTGRMGCDCWTGDVCGTRPSSTRPGTSAFVLLLPQMEQQGLHDQLGFKKGAVAPATGCDGVTDDTAGWSTGLTQLFSMQPKSVVCPSNTAKKVSSGNWGIGSYAFNHGTYGASSTTDKVNLKHYNTGVFMYRTEIKPRDVTDGLSNTFFLGEVIDGHNPNNSNQWMIGSRHCDSLRSTENPLNTPVSAPIYLDLYDLRVNGAFSSKHPRGGLFAFGDGHVQFLGDNINLTLYRALSTRGGGETAQP, from the coding sequence ATGCGTATTCGTTCCCGCCGCGCATTTACGCTCGTCGAACTCCTCGTGGTCATCGCCATCATCGGTGTGCTGTTCGCACTGATGCTCCCTGCGGTGCAGGCTGCTCGCGAAGCGGCCCGGCGGTCGCAGTGCACGAATAATCTCAAGCAGTGGGCCCTTGCGGTGGCCAACTATGAGGACGCGCTGCGAATCTATCCCACGGGTCGCATGGGATGCGACTGCTGGACTGGCGATGTCTGCGGAACACGACCATCGTCGACGCGACCTGGCACGAGCGCGTTCGTGCTGCTGTTGCCGCAGATGGAGCAGCAAGGGCTGCACGATCAACTTGGCTTCAAGAAAGGGGCCGTGGCGCCGGCGACCGGTTGTGATGGAGTGACCGACGATACCGCCGGCTGGAGCACGGGCCTCACGCAGTTGTTTTCCATGCAGCCGAAGTCGGTCGTGTGTCCCTCAAACACGGCGAAGAAAGTTTCCAGCGGCAACTGGGGCATTGGCAGCTACGCCTTCAACCACGGCACTTATGGCGCGAGTTCGACCACCGACAAGGTAAATTTGAAGCACTACAACACGGGCGTCTTTATGTATCGCACCGAAATCAAGCCGCGTGATGTGACCGACGGCTTGTCGAATACATTCTTCTTGGGCGAAGTCATCGACGGCCATAACCCGAATAACAGCAATCAGTGGATGATTGGCTCGCGGCACTGCGACAGCTTGCGGTCGACCGAGAATCCGCTCAACACGCCGGTCAGTGCGCCCATTTATCTCGATCTTTATGACTTGCGCGTCAACGGCGCCTTCAGCAGCAAGCATCCGCGTGGCGGATTGTTTGCGTTCGGCGACGGACACGTACAGTTCCTCGGCGACAACATCAACCTGACGCTCTACCGAGCTCTTTCGACCCGAGGCGGCGGCGAAACTGCTCAGCCCTGA
- a CDS encoding leucine-rich repeat domain-containing protein, with translation MFDFALRDLLAIPVEVVGLACCFLMTIVIVVVMTVRIDAIDPGPQVSNHLWRGVGWGFIAYLLMRAAWCAGNYFYITGDQMYRWLDWYLVTLAVCCLTGGVATWWNRTPRSTERGTSPTENGYWRFSLRGMILAQALLAICGGFWVAWMRQRAAEIETQRRAELKYGQEQLEIAQRFFQSGWQPSLTGSAAAQQLHLTLYHPNQPAFLRPAKLRPENLLPARAQPAAALALIRSEDRIAALEIESTNLTGDDLKTIAKFTTLERLSLVAKTLGPELAELKRLTKLTRLHLEADQLDEAAFADLATLPNLRDLYIRSNELTDEGIAAVSKLPALQELSVVSNALTDRVFDPLRSAKPLRRLNINLYIFRPLPYTTERVTSQITREGGRQFKQDRPEVDGWFAPDDAAE, from the coding sequence ATGTTCGATTTCGCGCTGCGCGATTTGCTGGCCATTCCTGTCGAAGTGGTGGGACTAGCTTGCTGTTTTTTGATGACCATCGTCATCGTAGTCGTGATGACGGTTCGAATCGACGCGATTGATCCCGGTCCGCAAGTATCTAATCACCTGTGGCGCGGCGTGGGCTGGGGCTTTATCGCTTATCTGCTGATGAGAGCTGCTTGGTGCGCCGGCAACTACTTCTACATCACCGGCGACCAGATGTATCGCTGGCTGGATTGGTACCTAGTGACGCTCGCTGTTTGCTGCCTGACGGGAGGCGTTGCCACATGGTGGAATCGCACGCCAAGGTCAACCGAACGAGGAACGTCGCCAACTGAAAATGGATACTGGCGATTCTCGCTGCGTGGAATGATCCTCGCCCAAGCACTGCTGGCGATCTGTGGTGGCTTTTGGGTCGCATGGATGCGCCAGCGAGCCGCGGAAATCGAAACACAGCGGCGAGCCGAACTGAAGTATGGGCAAGAGCAACTGGAAATTGCGCAACGTTTTTTTCAGTCCGGCTGGCAACCTTCGTTGACAGGAAGCGCAGCCGCACAGCAGTTGCATCTCACGCTCTACCACCCAAATCAGCCAGCATTCCTGCGGCCGGCAAAATTGCGACCCGAAAATTTGCTGCCGGCCAGAGCGCAGCCTGCTGCCGCGCTGGCTTTGATTAGGTCAGAAGACCGAATCGCTGCGCTCGAGATCGAAAGCACCAATCTGACGGGTGACGATCTGAAGACGATCGCCAAGTTCACCACGCTCGAACGCCTGAGCCTGGTCGCCAAGACGCTCGGTCCCGAGTTGGCCGAACTCAAGCGGCTGACAAAACTGACCCGTCTGCACTTAGAGGCCGATCAATTGGACGAGGCCGCTTTCGCCGATCTGGCGACGTTGCCGAATCTGCGCGATCTCTACATTCGCTCGAATGAGCTGACCGATGAAGGGATCGCCGCGGTCAGCAAACTTCCTGCCCTGCAAGAGCTCTCGGTCGTTTCCAACGCCTTAACCGATCGCGTTTTCGATCCCCTGCGCAGCGCAAAGCCGCTCCGGCGGTTAAATATCAATCTCTACATCTTCCGCCCGCTCCCCTACACAACCGAGAGAGTAACTTCGCAAATCACACGCGAGGGGGGCAGGCAATTTAAGCAGGATCGGCCTGAAGTCGACGGCTGGTTTGCGCCTGATGACGCGGCAGAGTGA
- a CDS encoding ROK family protein has protein sequence MTATPENRCWVGFDLGGTKMMATVFDEAFRPLGRKRRKTKGADGSKIGMERVLESIHDALREANRSPESVRGIGIGCPGTVDLEKGLIIDSANLGWKNVHVKEILERELHAPAVVLNDVDAGVYGEYRFGAGKGARCMIGVFPGTGIGGGCVYDGVIIRGKTLSAFEIGHVQVNPTGLQCGCGRIGCLETEASRLAISAAAAMAAFRGEAPHLYQAVETDLSKIRSSAIAASIKAGDKSIERIVQRAARMIGQVVGDTVNLLAPEVIVLGGGLVEAMPELFVQGVEEAARLRAAPPYAKGFKVAVAKLGDDAVTRGCAAWAEHSFAEKKA, from the coding sequence ATGACTGCCACGCCAGAGAATCGCTGCTGGGTCGGTTTTGACCTCGGCGGCACGAAGATGATGGCCACCGTTTTTGATGAGGCCTTCAGGCCTCTCGGCCGCAAACGTCGCAAAACCAAGGGGGCCGACGGCTCGAAGATTGGCATGGAGCGGGTGCTGGAGTCGATTCACGATGCTCTGCGCGAAGCCAATCGCTCGCCGGAATCGGTTCGCGGCATTGGCATCGGTTGCCCGGGAACGGTCGATCTCGAAAAAGGGCTGATCATCGATTCGGCCAACCTGGGTTGGAAAAATGTCCACGTCAAAGAAATTCTCGAGCGCGAGTTGCACGCCCCGGCCGTGGTGCTGAACGACGTCGATGCAGGCGTCTATGGCGAGTATCGGTTTGGGGCGGGAAAGGGCGCACGCTGCATGATCGGCGTGTTTCCCGGCACCGGCATCGGCGGCGGCTGCGTGTACGACGGCGTGATCATTCGCGGCAAGACACTCTCTGCGTTTGAGATCGGCCACGTGCAGGTGAATCCCACCGGTTTGCAATGCGGCTGCGGTCGCATCGGCTGTCTCGAAACTGAAGCCAGTCGTCTGGCGATTTCTGCGGCGGCTGCCATGGCTGCCTTTCGCGGTGAGGCTCCGCATCTCTATCAAGCGGTGGAAACCGATCTCAGCAAGATCCGCAGCAGCGCGATTGCGGCCTCGATCAAAGCGGGCGACAAATCGATCGAACGCATCGTCCAACGAGCTGCGCGAATGATCGGCCAGGTGGTAGGCGACACTGTCAACCTCCTCGCTCCTGAAGTGATTGTGCTCGGTGGCGGCCTGGTCGAAGCGATGCCCGAGTTATTCGTGCAAGGCGTCGAAGAAGCTGCTCGCCTGCGCGCCGCACCGCCGTATGCCAAGGGATTCAAAGTGGCCGTCGCCAAATTGGGCGACGACGCCGTGACCCGCGGTTGTGCGGCCTGGGCCGAACATTCGTTTGCCGAAAAGAAGGCGTGA